The following are from one region of the Gossypium hirsutum isolate 1008001.06 chromosome D03, Gossypium_hirsutum_v2.1, whole genome shotgun sequence genome:
- the LOC107909318 gene encoding filament-like plant protein 7 isoform X2: MDQKIWLWRKKSTEKIILGTDKLNISQKGNEEEILVADKKELENELKILNEKLASALCDCNYKDELVKEHKNMALQAIAGRQKAESEATSLKEKLDEALQRRVASEERVTHLDAALKECMRQLRFVREEQERRIRDAVMSVSKEFEKSGKGLEEKLAETSKRVNKLGVENTNLSKALLAKEKMIDDLNKQRARVETDFNALMARLQSMEKDNAALIYEVRVLEKEVEIRNEEREFNRRTAEATSKQRLENVKKIAKLESECQRLRLLVRKRLPGPAALAKMKDEAEMLGKDSVEIRRRKLNTSPTSPRLDPIVDYSDIPSKKINILTEQLHAMEEENKALMEALNSKTSELQLARAMYARAATKFSDVESQFEESSKSLPNDESTRNSSLLASMSDVGIDDKASSAESGASALISELEHLRNGQLKKSLSHKTVVSSEINLMDDFVEMEKLALVSVDKLSGSSHVSLDQGNGKLRPLQTEPNGKEIVLVPDSPCDHSMLNNEMKPKSQLLNKVPRRIEDITKVIFEQSRATQRNPNEILEDIRKALACMTSPNTAESFDEKEGSDRPGSSDLSCISSYVSWKPSNSSLKVDSCNEDADVNICSEENSNPQFHPDSCKSICKIIELIEGINLPSTDYNIPETMSEKSRDSFSYKHSETASGYVVRVFQWKTLELGAVLEQFVQACYDLLNGKTDLNKFTEELTSVLDWIINHCFSLQDVSSMRDAIKSHFDWDESQSESDSEVGIVDKFHLTTPYNNEDKNFIQKKEPNASNSLLNQLEESEKTIETLQAELHTSRKAEEMTERQVEKPKWRTNEIFDKQRTLTKYKQNECHEELVTTCLDSVTENEIPSSEVEQDGNQIRTNCEIRAASEKLAECEETILNLGKQLKALASPKKASLFDNVITTRTEIVSPTTSTIPTPTWTKLNSRRSSLLDQMISEDKANGKGNPGSAFVSNGTTPIAPTENTLVLNQNKHQEDNKAAAKSLAIVPKQKQGGRLWKKLFQGKGFRC, from the exons ATGGACCAAAAAATCTGGCTATGGAGGAAAAAATCCACAGAGAAGATCATTCTTGGTactgacaaactaaacatttccCAGAAAGGCAATGAAGAGGAG ATTCTTGTTGCTGATAAAAAGGAATTAGAGAATGAGCTGAAAATCTTAAATGAAAAGCTTGCCTCTGCTCTTTGTGACTGTAATTACAAAGATGAACTTGTGAAGGAACATAAAAATATGGCACTGCAAGCTATTGCag GAAGGCAGAAGGCAGAATCGGAGGCAACTTCTTTAAAGGAAAAACTGGATGAAGCATTGCAGCGGAGAGTTGCGAGTGAAGAAAGGGTAACACATTTAGATGCGGCCCTCAAGGAATGCATGCGGCAACTCCGGTTCGTTCGAGAAGAGCAGGAGCGAAGGATTCGCGATGCAGTGATGAGTGTTTCGAAGGAGTTCGAGAAATCGGGGAAGGGTTTAGAGGAGAAGTTGGCTGAGACTAGTAAAAGGGTTAATAAATTAGGTGTTGAGAATACTAATCTTAGTAAGGCTCTCTTGGCAAAGGAAAAAATGATTGATGATTTAAACAAGCAAAGGGCTCGGGTCGAGACCGATTTCAATGCACTAATGGCGAGATTACAATCCATGGAAAAGGATAATGCTGCTTTGATATACGAGGTTAGAGTGCTCGAGAAAGAAGTTGAGATCAGGAATGAAGAGAGAGAATTCAATCGTCGAACGGCGGAAGCAACAAGCAAGCAACGTTTAGAAAATGTGAAGAAAATTGCTAAGCTTGAATCGGAATGTCAACGGCTGCGTCTCTTAGTCCGGAAACGGTTGCCGGGTCCTGCTGCTTTGGCTAAGATGAAAGATGAAGCTGAAATGTTGGGAAAGGACTCCGTTGAAATAAGGAGGAGAAAATTGAATACTAGTCCTACCAGTCCCAGGCTTGACCCCATAGTTGATTATTCGGACATCCCGAGCAAGAAGATTAACATCCTAACTGAGCAGTTGCATGCCATGGAAGAAGAAAATAAGGCTCTCATGGAAGCCCTTAATAGCAAAACAAGCGAACTTCAATTGGCAAGAGCCATGTATGCACGCGCTGCTACCAAATTCTCGGATGTTGAGTCACAGTTCGAAGAATCCTCCAAAAGTCTGCCAAACGATGAGTCAACCAGGAACAGTTCACTGTTGGCATCAATGTCGGATGTTGGCATAGATGATAAAGCTAGCAGTGCGGAATCCGGGGCTTCAGCACTGATTTCTGAACTCGAGCATTTAAGGAATGGACAATTAAAGAAGTCGTTGTCACACAAAACTGTTGTGTCTTCAGAAATAAATCTGATGGATGACTTTGTTGAAATGGAAAAATTAGCTTTAGTCTCTGTTGATAAACTGTCTGGAAGTTCTCATGTTTCTTTGGATCAAGGTAATGGGAAGCTCAGACCATTACAAACTGAACCGAATGGAAAGGAGATAGTCCTTGTTCCTGACAGTCCGTGTGACCATAGCATGTTGAACAATGAAATGAAGCCCAAAAGTCAGTTGCTTAACAAAGTTCCCCGTAGGATAGAGGACATAACGAAAGTGATCTTTGAGCAAAGCCGTGCAACTCAAAGAAACCCGAATGAAATACTTGAGGATATTCGAAAAGCTTTGGCCTGCATGACCTCTCCGAACACTGCTGAAAGTTTTGACGAAAAAGAGGGTTCAGACCGTCCCGGTTCCTCTGATCTGTCTTGTATTAGTAGCTACGTGTCATGGAAACCGTCGAACAGTTCTTTGAAAGTGGATTCATGTAACGAGGATGCCGATGTTAATATCTGCTCAGAAGAGAATAGCAACCCGCAGTTTCATCCTGATTCTTGTAAATCAATTTGCAAGATAATTGAGCTAATTGAAGGAATCAACTTACCGTCAACGGATTATAATATCCCTGAGACCATGTCCGAGAAGAGTAGGGATTCTTTCTCGTACAAGCACTCCGAAACAGCTTCAGGCTACGTAGTTCGAGTTTTCCAATGGAAAACTTTGGAACTCGGTGCTGTTTTAGAGCAATTTGTGCAAGCTTGTTATGATTTGTTGAATGGAAAAACAGACCTCAACAAATTTACCGAAGAATTAACTTCAGTTCTCGACTGGATCATTAATCATTGCTTTTCCCTTCAAGATGTTTCGAGCATGAGAGATGCAATTAAAAGCCATTTCGATTGGGATGAATctcaaagtgaaagtgattcagaAGTTGGGATTGTTGATAAATTTCACCTAACCACTCCTTACAACAATGAGGACAAGAACTTCATTCAAAAGAAAGAGCCTAACGCGAGTAACTCTCTGTTAAATCAACTCGAGGAATCTGAAAAAACCATTGAGACATTGCAGGCGGAGTTGCATACATCAAGAAAAGCAGAGGAAATGACTGAAAGGCAAGTTGAAAAACCGAAGTGGAGGACAAACGAAATCTTCGATAAACAGCGTACCTTGACCAAATACAAACAAAATGAATGCCATGAAGAGTTGGTGACCACATGCCTTGACAG TGTGACGGAAAACGAAATACCGAGCTCCGAAGTCGAGCAGGATGGGAATCAGATTCGAACT AACTGTGAGATTCGGGCTGCTTCCGAAAAGTTAGCCGAGTGCGAAGAGACTATACTAAACTTGGGAAAGCAGTTAAAAGCATTGGCATCTCCAAAAAAAGCATCCCTGTTTGACAACGTTATCACCACTCGAACCGAAATTGTTTCTCCAACAACATCAACTATTCCAACTCCAACATGGACAAAGTTGAATAGCCGAAGATCCTCTCTATTAGATCAGATGATAAGTGAGGATAAAGCCAACGGAAAAGGCAATCCCGGTTCTGCATTCGTCTCTAATGGGACGACACCGATAGCGCCTACAGAAAATACCCTCGTTTTAAATCAAAACAAACACCAGGAAGACAATAAAGCTGCAGCCAAATCTTTAGCTATTGTTCCTAAACAAAAACAAGGTGGAAGATTATGGAAAAAGCTTTTCCAAGGAAAGGGTTTTCGATGTTGA
- the LOC107909318 gene encoding filament-like plant protein 7 isoform X1: MDQKIWLWRKKSTEKIILGTDKLNISQKGNEEEMQILVADKKELENELKILNEKLASALCDCNYKDELVKEHKNMALQAIAGRQKAESEATSLKEKLDEALQRRVASEERVTHLDAALKECMRQLRFVREEQERRIRDAVMSVSKEFEKSGKGLEEKLAETSKRVNKLGVENTNLSKALLAKEKMIDDLNKQRARVETDFNALMARLQSMEKDNAALIYEVRVLEKEVEIRNEEREFNRRTAEATSKQRLENVKKIAKLESECQRLRLLVRKRLPGPAALAKMKDEAEMLGKDSVEIRRRKLNTSPTSPRLDPIVDYSDIPSKKINILTEQLHAMEEENKALMEALNSKTSELQLARAMYARAATKFSDVESQFEESSKSLPNDESTRNSSLLASMSDVGIDDKASSAESGASALISELEHLRNGQLKKSLSHKTVVSSEINLMDDFVEMEKLALVSVDKLSGSSHVSLDQGNGKLRPLQTEPNGKEIVLVPDSPCDHSMLNNEMKPKSQLLNKVPRRIEDITKVIFEQSRATQRNPNEILEDIRKALACMTSPNTAESFDEKEGSDRPGSSDLSCISSYVSWKPSNSSLKVDSCNEDADVNICSEENSNPQFHPDSCKSICKIIELIEGINLPSTDYNIPETMSEKSRDSFSYKHSETASGYVVRVFQWKTLELGAVLEQFVQACYDLLNGKTDLNKFTEELTSVLDWIINHCFSLQDVSSMRDAIKSHFDWDESQSESDSEVGIVDKFHLTTPYNNEDKNFIQKKEPNASNSLLNQLEESEKTIETLQAELHTSRKAEEMTERQVEKPKWRTNEIFDKQRTLTKYKQNECHEELVTTCLDSVTENEIPSSEVEQDGNQIRTNCEIRAASEKLAECEETILNLGKQLKALASPKKASLFDNVITTRTEIVSPTTSTIPTPTWTKLNSRRSSLLDQMISEDKANGKGNPGSAFVSNGTTPIAPTENTLVLNQNKHQEDNKAAAKSLAIVPKQKQGGRLWKKLFQGKGFRC, translated from the exons ATGGACCAAAAAATCTGGCTATGGAGGAAAAAATCCACAGAGAAGATCATTCTTGGTactgacaaactaaacatttccCAGAAAGGCAATGAAGAGGAG ATGCAGATTCTTGTTGCTGATAAAAAGGAATTAGAGAATGAGCTGAAAATCTTAAATGAAAAGCTTGCCTCTGCTCTTTGTGACTGTAATTACAAAGATGAACTTGTGAAGGAACATAAAAATATGGCACTGCAAGCTATTGCag GAAGGCAGAAGGCAGAATCGGAGGCAACTTCTTTAAAGGAAAAACTGGATGAAGCATTGCAGCGGAGAGTTGCGAGTGAAGAAAGGGTAACACATTTAGATGCGGCCCTCAAGGAATGCATGCGGCAACTCCGGTTCGTTCGAGAAGAGCAGGAGCGAAGGATTCGCGATGCAGTGATGAGTGTTTCGAAGGAGTTCGAGAAATCGGGGAAGGGTTTAGAGGAGAAGTTGGCTGAGACTAGTAAAAGGGTTAATAAATTAGGTGTTGAGAATACTAATCTTAGTAAGGCTCTCTTGGCAAAGGAAAAAATGATTGATGATTTAAACAAGCAAAGGGCTCGGGTCGAGACCGATTTCAATGCACTAATGGCGAGATTACAATCCATGGAAAAGGATAATGCTGCTTTGATATACGAGGTTAGAGTGCTCGAGAAAGAAGTTGAGATCAGGAATGAAGAGAGAGAATTCAATCGTCGAACGGCGGAAGCAACAAGCAAGCAACGTTTAGAAAATGTGAAGAAAATTGCTAAGCTTGAATCGGAATGTCAACGGCTGCGTCTCTTAGTCCGGAAACGGTTGCCGGGTCCTGCTGCTTTGGCTAAGATGAAAGATGAAGCTGAAATGTTGGGAAAGGACTCCGTTGAAATAAGGAGGAGAAAATTGAATACTAGTCCTACCAGTCCCAGGCTTGACCCCATAGTTGATTATTCGGACATCCCGAGCAAGAAGATTAACATCCTAACTGAGCAGTTGCATGCCATGGAAGAAGAAAATAAGGCTCTCATGGAAGCCCTTAATAGCAAAACAAGCGAACTTCAATTGGCAAGAGCCATGTATGCACGCGCTGCTACCAAATTCTCGGATGTTGAGTCACAGTTCGAAGAATCCTCCAAAAGTCTGCCAAACGATGAGTCAACCAGGAACAGTTCACTGTTGGCATCAATGTCGGATGTTGGCATAGATGATAAAGCTAGCAGTGCGGAATCCGGGGCTTCAGCACTGATTTCTGAACTCGAGCATTTAAGGAATGGACAATTAAAGAAGTCGTTGTCACACAAAACTGTTGTGTCTTCAGAAATAAATCTGATGGATGACTTTGTTGAAATGGAAAAATTAGCTTTAGTCTCTGTTGATAAACTGTCTGGAAGTTCTCATGTTTCTTTGGATCAAGGTAATGGGAAGCTCAGACCATTACAAACTGAACCGAATGGAAAGGAGATAGTCCTTGTTCCTGACAGTCCGTGTGACCATAGCATGTTGAACAATGAAATGAAGCCCAAAAGTCAGTTGCTTAACAAAGTTCCCCGTAGGATAGAGGACATAACGAAAGTGATCTTTGAGCAAAGCCGTGCAACTCAAAGAAACCCGAATGAAATACTTGAGGATATTCGAAAAGCTTTGGCCTGCATGACCTCTCCGAACACTGCTGAAAGTTTTGACGAAAAAGAGGGTTCAGACCGTCCCGGTTCCTCTGATCTGTCTTGTATTAGTAGCTACGTGTCATGGAAACCGTCGAACAGTTCTTTGAAAGTGGATTCATGTAACGAGGATGCCGATGTTAATATCTGCTCAGAAGAGAATAGCAACCCGCAGTTTCATCCTGATTCTTGTAAATCAATTTGCAAGATAATTGAGCTAATTGAAGGAATCAACTTACCGTCAACGGATTATAATATCCCTGAGACCATGTCCGAGAAGAGTAGGGATTCTTTCTCGTACAAGCACTCCGAAACAGCTTCAGGCTACGTAGTTCGAGTTTTCCAATGGAAAACTTTGGAACTCGGTGCTGTTTTAGAGCAATTTGTGCAAGCTTGTTATGATTTGTTGAATGGAAAAACAGACCTCAACAAATTTACCGAAGAATTAACTTCAGTTCTCGACTGGATCATTAATCATTGCTTTTCCCTTCAAGATGTTTCGAGCATGAGAGATGCAATTAAAAGCCATTTCGATTGGGATGAATctcaaagtgaaagtgattcagaAGTTGGGATTGTTGATAAATTTCACCTAACCACTCCTTACAACAATGAGGACAAGAACTTCATTCAAAAGAAAGAGCCTAACGCGAGTAACTCTCTGTTAAATCAACTCGAGGAATCTGAAAAAACCATTGAGACATTGCAGGCGGAGTTGCATACATCAAGAAAAGCAGAGGAAATGACTGAAAGGCAAGTTGAAAAACCGAAGTGGAGGACAAACGAAATCTTCGATAAACAGCGTACCTTGACCAAATACAAACAAAATGAATGCCATGAAGAGTTGGTGACCACATGCCTTGACAG TGTGACGGAAAACGAAATACCGAGCTCCGAAGTCGAGCAGGATGGGAATCAGATTCGAACT AACTGTGAGATTCGGGCTGCTTCCGAAAAGTTAGCCGAGTGCGAAGAGACTATACTAAACTTGGGAAAGCAGTTAAAAGCATTGGCATCTCCAAAAAAAGCATCCCTGTTTGACAACGTTATCACCACTCGAACCGAAATTGTTTCTCCAACAACATCAACTATTCCAACTCCAACATGGACAAAGTTGAATAGCCGAAGATCCTCTCTATTAGATCAGATGATAAGTGAGGATAAAGCCAACGGAAAAGGCAATCCCGGTTCTGCATTCGTCTCTAATGGGACGACACCGATAGCGCCTACAGAAAATACCCTCGTTTTAAATCAAAACAAACACCAGGAAGACAATAAAGCTGCAGCCAAATCTTTAGCTATTGTTCCTAAACAAAAACAAGGTGGAAGATTATGGAAAAAGCTTTTCCAAGGAAAGGGTTTTCGATGTTGA
- the LOC107909318 gene encoding filament-like plant protein 7 isoform X3, with translation MRQLRFVREEQERRIRDAVMSVSKEFEKSGKGLEEKLAETSKRVNKLGVENTNLSKALLAKEKMIDDLNKQRARVETDFNALMARLQSMEKDNAALIYEVRVLEKEVEIRNEEREFNRRTAEATSKQRLENVKKIAKLESECQRLRLLVRKRLPGPAALAKMKDEAEMLGKDSVEIRRRKLNTSPTSPRLDPIVDYSDIPSKKINILTEQLHAMEEENKALMEALNSKTSELQLARAMYARAATKFSDVESQFEESSKSLPNDESTRNSSLLASMSDVGIDDKASSAESGASALISELEHLRNGQLKKSLSHKTVVSSEINLMDDFVEMEKLALVSVDKLSGSSHVSLDQGNGKLRPLQTEPNGKEIVLVPDSPCDHSMLNNEMKPKSQLLNKVPRRIEDITKVIFEQSRATQRNPNEILEDIRKALACMTSPNTAESFDEKEGSDRPGSSDLSCISSYVSWKPSNSSLKVDSCNEDADVNICSEENSNPQFHPDSCKSICKIIELIEGINLPSTDYNIPETMSEKSRDSFSYKHSETASGYVVRVFQWKTLELGAVLEQFVQACYDLLNGKTDLNKFTEELTSVLDWIINHCFSLQDVSSMRDAIKSHFDWDESQSESDSEVGIVDKFHLTTPYNNEDKNFIQKKEPNASNSLLNQLEESEKTIETLQAELHTSRKAEEMTERQVEKPKWRTNEIFDKQRTLTKYKQNECHEELVTTCLDSVTENEIPSSEVEQDGNQIRTNCEIRAASEKLAECEETILNLGKQLKALASPKKASLFDNVITTRTEIVSPTTSTIPTPTWTKLNSRRSSLLDQMISEDKANGKGNPGSAFVSNGTTPIAPTENTLVLNQNKHQEDNKAAAKSLAIVPKQKQGGRLWKKLFQGKGFRC, from the exons ATGCGGCAACTCCGGTTCGTTCGAGAAGAGCAGGAGCGAAGGATTCGCGATGCAGTGATGAGTGTTTCGAAGGAGTTCGAGAAATCGGGGAAGGGTTTAGAGGAGAAGTTGGCTGAGACTAGTAAAAGGGTTAATAAATTAGGTGTTGAGAATACTAATCTTAGTAAGGCTCTCTTGGCAAAGGAAAAAATGATTGATGATTTAAACAAGCAAAGGGCTCGGGTCGAGACCGATTTCAATGCACTAATGGCGAGATTACAATCCATGGAAAAGGATAATGCTGCTTTGATATACGAGGTTAGAGTGCTCGAGAAAGAAGTTGAGATCAGGAATGAAGAGAGAGAATTCAATCGTCGAACGGCGGAAGCAACAAGCAAGCAACGTTTAGAAAATGTGAAGAAAATTGCTAAGCTTGAATCGGAATGTCAACGGCTGCGTCTCTTAGTCCGGAAACGGTTGCCGGGTCCTGCTGCTTTGGCTAAGATGAAAGATGAAGCTGAAATGTTGGGAAAGGACTCCGTTGAAATAAGGAGGAGAAAATTGAATACTAGTCCTACCAGTCCCAGGCTTGACCCCATAGTTGATTATTCGGACATCCCGAGCAAGAAGATTAACATCCTAACTGAGCAGTTGCATGCCATGGAAGAAGAAAATAAGGCTCTCATGGAAGCCCTTAATAGCAAAACAAGCGAACTTCAATTGGCAAGAGCCATGTATGCACGCGCTGCTACCAAATTCTCGGATGTTGAGTCACAGTTCGAAGAATCCTCCAAAAGTCTGCCAAACGATGAGTCAACCAGGAACAGTTCACTGTTGGCATCAATGTCGGATGTTGGCATAGATGATAAAGCTAGCAGTGCGGAATCCGGGGCTTCAGCACTGATTTCTGAACTCGAGCATTTAAGGAATGGACAATTAAAGAAGTCGTTGTCACACAAAACTGTTGTGTCTTCAGAAATAAATCTGATGGATGACTTTGTTGAAATGGAAAAATTAGCTTTAGTCTCTGTTGATAAACTGTCTGGAAGTTCTCATGTTTCTTTGGATCAAGGTAATGGGAAGCTCAGACCATTACAAACTGAACCGAATGGAAAGGAGATAGTCCTTGTTCCTGACAGTCCGTGTGACCATAGCATGTTGAACAATGAAATGAAGCCCAAAAGTCAGTTGCTTAACAAAGTTCCCCGTAGGATAGAGGACATAACGAAAGTGATCTTTGAGCAAAGCCGTGCAACTCAAAGAAACCCGAATGAAATACTTGAGGATATTCGAAAAGCTTTGGCCTGCATGACCTCTCCGAACACTGCTGAAAGTTTTGACGAAAAAGAGGGTTCAGACCGTCCCGGTTCCTCTGATCTGTCTTGTATTAGTAGCTACGTGTCATGGAAACCGTCGAACAGTTCTTTGAAAGTGGATTCATGTAACGAGGATGCCGATGTTAATATCTGCTCAGAAGAGAATAGCAACCCGCAGTTTCATCCTGATTCTTGTAAATCAATTTGCAAGATAATTGAGCTAATTGAAGGAATCAACTTACCGTCAACGGATTATAATATCCCTGAGACCATGTCCGAGAAGAGTAGGGATTCTTTCTCGTACAAGCACTCCGAAACAGCTTCAGGCTACGTAGTTCGAGTTTTCCAATGGAAAACTTTGGAACTCGGTGCTGTTTTAGAGCAATTTGTGCAAGCTTGTTATGATTTGTTGAATGGAAAAACAGACCTCAACAAATTTACCGAAGAATTAACTTCAGTTCTCGACTGGATCATTAATCATTGCTTTTCCCTTCAAGATGTTTCGAGCATGAGAGATGCAATTAAAAGCCATTTCGATTGGGATGAATctcaaagtgaaagtgattcagaAGTTGGGATTGTTGATAAATTTCACCTAACCACTCCTTACAACAATGAGGACAAGAACTTCATTCAAAAGAAAGAGCCTAACGCGAGTAACTCTCTGTTAAATCAACTCGAGGAATCTGAAAAAACCATTGAGACATTGCAGGCGGAGTTGCATACATCAAGAAAAGCAGAGGAAATGACTGAAAGGCAAGTTGAAAAACCGAAGTGGAGGACAAACGAAATCTTCGATAAACAGCGTACCTTGACCAAATACAAACAAAATGAATGCCATGAAGAGTTGGTGACCACATGCCTTGACAG TGTGACGGAAAACGAAATACCGAGCTCCGAAGTCGAGCAGGATGGGAATCAGATTCGAACT AACTGTGAGATTCGGGCTGCTTCCGAAAAGTTAGCCGAGTGCGAAGAGACTATACTAAACTTGGGAAAGCAGTTAAAAGCATTGGCATCTCCAAAAAAAGCATCCCTGTTTGACAACGTTATCACCACTCGAACCGAAATTGTTTCTCCAACAACATCAACTATTCCAACTCCAACATGGACAAAGTTGAATAGCCGAAGATCCTCTCTATTAGATCAGATGATAAGTGAGGATAAAGCCAACGGAAAAGGCAATCCCGGTTCTGCATTCGTCTCTAATGGGACGACACCGATAGCGCCTACAGAAAATACCCTCGTTTTAAATCAAAACAAACACCAGGAAGACAATAAAGCTGCAGCCAAATCTTTAGCTATTGTTCCTAAACAAAAACAAGGTGGAAGATTATGGAAAAAGCTTTTCCAAGGAAAGGGTTTTCGATGTTGA
- the LOC107907785 gene encoding rust resistance kinase Lr10, with the protein MNLKPQLPLISLLALIAIVRANDDCAPLRCGNLTIGYPFRLKSQPRNCGDPRFELDCENSTDRVVLIIEQEKFYVQNISYSDYTIRFVDPSLVDTNNCSIPLSSFPLSGSSCDQYMIETIDFQFMYIVNCMTLMESRIYIDASRCINGSGSSSSQQSYFYFLVGRTPPSEFDPSCTVVARVPGDFRNILGLPTSDVYEKLSKGFEMSWRYYNMSCEDDQGFFIVHMLSSLRYGLVIYLESFIHYLFNGPHLASNTQNTPPSSYTTSLMVTGGVLIPRTLLGIICLIALVTYKWQRRHLSADDKIEEFLRSQNNLMPIRYSYNEIKRITKGFKDKLGEGGYGSVFKGKLRSNHLVAVKLLGKAKTNGQDFISEVATIGRIHHVNVAKLVGFCVEGSKQALVYDFMPNGSLDKIIFSGEDKITLSWQKTFEIAIGVARGIEYLHRGCDTQILHFDIKPHNILLDENFVPKVSDFGLAKLYSVDDIIVSLTAARGTLGYIAPELVYKNIGGISYKADVYSFGMLLMEMIGKRKNLNEFVEHSSQTYFPSWVYDRFNQGEDIELGDAPLTSTEKTIVTKMIIAAFWCIQMKPTDRPSMSKVLEILDTNIKFLEMPPKPYQLLLESSSSTEDYFTKSTLVDYN; encoded by the exons ATGAATCTCAAACCACAACTTCCCTTAATTTCCCTCTTGGCCCTAATTGCTATCGTACGTGCAAATGATGATTGCGCCCCTTTGCGGTGCGGAAACCTTACCATCGGCTACCCATTTCGACTAAAGTCTCAACCCCGCAATTGTGGTGATCCGAGGTTCGAATTAGACTGTGAGAACAGTACCGACCGCGTAGTTTTGATCATCGAACAAGAGAAATTCTATGTCCAAAACATATCGTATTCCGATTACACGATACGATTTGTCGATCCGAGCTTGGTTGATACAAACAATTGCTCCATTCCTCTTAGTTCCTTTCCTTTATCTGGTTCTAGTTGTGATCAATACATGATTGAAACAATTGATTTTCAATTCATGTATATAGTGAACTGTATGACACTAATGGAATCTCGGATTTATATCGATGCCTCTCGTTGCATCAACGGTAGCGGTTCATCTTCTAGCCAACagagttacttttattttttagtcGGACGTACGCCGCCAAGCGAGTTCGATCCATCTTGCACAGTCGTAGCCCGTGTTCCTGGTGATTTTCGGAACATCTTAGGGTTGCCGACATCAGACGTGTACGAAAAGCTATCGAAGGGGTTCGAAATGTCATGGAGGTATTACAATATGAGCTGCGAGGATGATCAAGGATTTTTCATCGTACATAT GTTGTCATCGTTGCGGTATGGTTTGGTAATTTATTTGGAAAGCTTTATACACTACCTTTTCAATGGCCCTCATTTAGCCTCTAACACTCAAAACACACCTCCAT CATCATACACTACCTCATTGATGGTAACAG gtggAGTTCTGATACCAAGAACATTGTTGGGCATAATTTGCTTGATTGCATTGGTTACATATAAATGGCAAAGGAGGCATTTATCTGCGGATGATAAAATTGAAGAGTTTCTTCGAAGTCAGAATAATTTAATGCCTATAAGGTATTCTTATAATGAGATAAAAAGAATTACTAAAGGTTTTAAAGATAAATTAGGTGAAGGAGGCTATGGTTCAGTGTTCAAGGGAAAACTTCGAAGCAATCATCTTGTGGCAGTGAAACTATTGGGCAAAGCTAAAACAAACGGTCAAGATTTCATTAGTGAAGTTGCTACGATAGGGAGGATTCATCATGTTAATGTAGCGAAACTTGTTGGGTTTTGCGTAGAAGGATCAAAACAAGCTCTTGTATATGACTTCATGCCAAATGGATCTCTCGATAAAATTATATTCAGTGGAGAAGATAAAATTACATTAAGTTGGCAGAAAACGTTTGAAATTGCAATTGGGGTGGCTCGAGGGATTGAATACTTACATCGAGGATGTGATACACAAATTCTACATTTCGATATCAAGCCGCACAACATTCTTCTAGATGAGAACTTTGTACCAAAAGTTTCAGATTTTGGTCTTGCAAAATTATATTCAGTAGATGACATCATTGTATCTCTCACAGCAGCACGAGGTACATTAGGATATATTGCTCCTGAGTTGGTTTACAAAAACATCGGAGGCATCTCGTATAAAGCCGATGTGTATAGTTTTGGAATGTTATTAATGGAAATGATAGGAAAGAGGAAGAATTTAAACGAATTCGTTGAACACTCGAGCCAAACATACTTCCCCTCATGGGTTTATGATCGATTCAATCAAGGAGAGGATATAGAGTTGGGAGATGCTCCGTTGACAAGTACCGAAAAGACAATTGTGACGAAGATGATAATAGCAGCCTTTTGGTGTATACAAATGAAACCTACCGATCGTCCTTCAATGAGCAAAGTACTGGAAATACTCGACACAAATATCAAATTTCTTGAAATGCCTCCAAAACCATATCAACTTCTTCTTGAATCATCAAGCAGTACTGAAGATTATTTTACTAAATCCACCTTAGTTGATTATAATTAG